The DNA sequence TGGTTGTATTAGTCTCAAAAGATGACTGTAAAAATCTTCGGATGCCGCATGGTTCATGACGTAGTCAGCTACATTTTGATCTAGTCCCGTTTGATTGCGCAATTCGGGAATATAGTAAGGATTGGGTAGAAAACGTACATCAAAAACGAGGTCAGCATCCAGTGGCAAGCCGTACTTAAAACCAAAACTCATGACTTCAATCCGGAAAGGTGCCGCATCGTTATCTGAGGAGAATTGTTCAGAGATGGTCTTACGCAGTTGGCGTGGAGTTAATTCTGTCGTATCCACTACATTCTGGCTCAGGCTCTTGAGAGGAGCTAGAAGCTCACGTTCCAGCTTGATGCCGTCCATAACTCGACCATCGGCAGCCAGTGGGTGACTGCGGCGGGTTTCCTTGTAGCGAGCCACTAATTCGCCATCTGTTGCATCTAAGAAGAGAATCTTAAAATTAATAGCTGAATTTTTCTCCAATTCATCTAAAATGGAATTGATTTCCTTGAAAAAGAGGCGACTCCGCATATCGACGACAAGAGCCACCTTGTCATTATCCTCACTGTGGCTAACCAATTCCATAAATTTAGGCACTAGGGTTGGTGGCATGTTATCAATGGTAAAATACCCCATATCTTCAAAGGATTGAATGGCGACCGTCTTACCGGCACCACTCATTCCTGTTACAATTACTAAATTAATCGGATTTATCATGAATCTTCTCCCTTCATCGGGCTGGGACAAACAGCCATGATGGCTTCGCTCTCACCCACAAAACATTGTAATCTTTGAAGATTACGTATAAAAAGCTTATCGAGTCCCGTTTTTACTATAATTAAATCTTAAGGCAGCAGTCTGTATGCGATGAAAAGTTTTAGTATTTAGCCCTTTAGCTAGGTAGAGATGCTGCTCTATTCTTATTGAACCAAATGCTAAGCCAAACAGTCAGCGGACCTGATAGCCAAATCCTGAAAATGTAGGAGTAAATAAATGGTCGGAAGTTTTGATTTTCTCCCAAATCCTTCCAATTATTTTAACTAGGAAGTTTTTTTGTGACTAACTGCTCCTTAAGCTCATAATTGGTCTGTTGCAAATTATCCAGCTGTTGGGTAATAGAAGCTAACATTTCAGTTTGCAACTTCTGCACTTCCAAGAGGTCTGATTGGTCTTGTTGAACCAAGTGGTCCATCTTGGTGTGGAGCAGGCGAATGCCTTCCTCAGACTTTTTATTGACATTAAAATCATTTTTGGCTTGGAAGCGATCATAATCAGAAGCTCGGTTCTGGCTCATCATAATCAGGGGAGCTTGAATAGCTGCCAGAGTTGATAGGGCCAGATTGAGCAAAATAAAAGGATAAGCATCAAAATGAATCCCAAAGGGCTGATAAACATTGAGAGCCATCCAGGCTGCCATAAAGAGGGTAAAACTGATAATAAAGGTCCATGAACCACCAAAGCGAGCAACATCATCGGCTATCCGCTGGCCAAAGGTTACCTTGCGGTCCCAAGCCTCGGGTACATCAACAGTCTGGTAGTCCTTATTCTTAGAAACCTGATAAACAGTCTCTCGCACACGGTCATTTTTATCCTGAGCCCGTTCAATCGTTCGGTTGAGAAAGAGCAAGCGGTAATGGAGGAGATCTTTGTTGGAGATAAAATCGCCATCCTCCAAATAAGGATAATCATGTGTAATCAGATGTTTGAGTCGGCCATCAATTTCCGATAAAAAGACCCCTTCTGTCAAGTGATAGGGTTGATGGTTTAAAGCGTCGTAAACGAGCTTATCTTCTGGCATAGCTTGACCTTCTTTCTTTACCAGTTTATTATAGCAAAAATAACCTTTAGAGGACAGGCAACAAGCTTCTACGTGGTTGATAATAGCTCCATAATCGGCAAGTAAGCATGGTTGATTAGGCAATGTCCATCAGGTTAATTCTTTAGCTGGCATGGCAAAGTCAA is a window from the Streptococcus criceti HS-6 genome containing:
- the rapZ gene encoding RNase adapter RapZ; this translates as MINPINLVIVTGMSGAGKTVAIQSFEDMGYFTIDNMPPTLVPKFMELVSHSEDNDKVALVVDMRSRLFFKEINSILDELEKNSAINFKILFLDATDGELVARYKETRRSHPLAADGRVMDGIKLERELLAPLKSLSQNVVDTTELTPRQLRKTISEQFSSDNDAAPFRIEVMSFGFKYGLPLDADLVFDVRFLPNPYYIPELRNQTGLDQNVADYVMNHAASEDFYSHLLRLIQPILPGYQKEGKAILTIAIGCTGGQHRSVAFAHRLAQDLKQDWTVNESHRDKDRRKETVNRS
- a CDS encoding DUF1003 domain-containing protein — translated: MPEDKLVYDALNHQPYHLTEGVFLSEIDGRLKHLITHDYPYLEDGDFISNKDLLHYRLLFLNRTIERAQDKNDRVRETVYQVSKNKDYQTVDVPEAWDRKVTFGQRIADDVARFGGSWTFIISFTLFMAAWMALNVYQPFGIHFDAYPFILLNLALSTLAAIQAPLIMMSQNRASDYDRFQAKNDFNVNKKSEEGIRLLHTKMDHLVQQDQSDLLEVQKLQTEMLASITQQLDNLQQTNYELKEQLVTKKLPS